Genomic window (Luteibacter yeojuensis):
GCGTCGTTGTAGTAAAACTCGCGGGAGACCTTCCAGCCGGCGGCCTCCAGCAGGCGGCTCAGGCTGTCGCCAATGGCCGCGGCGCGGCCGTGGCCGACATGGAGGGGGCCAGTGGGGTTCGCCGAGACGAATTCCACGCCTGCCGTGCGGCCGGCGCCATCACGATTGTGGCCGTAACGGTCGCCCTCGCCCAGGGCGCGCTCGATTTCCGCGTGGAAAGCGGCCGGGGCCAGGAAGAAGTTGATGAAGCCGGGCCCGGCGATCTCCACCTTGCCGATCAGCGGGGAGGCCGGCAGGGCCTCCACCAGGTCGGCGGCGATGTCGCGCGGTTTGCGGCCGGCAGCCTTGGCCATCATCATCGCGGCATTGGTCGCGAAGTCGCCATGCTCGCGGCTGCGGGTGCGCTCGATCACGAAGACCGGCGCCACGAAATCGGACGGCAGCCTGCCGGACTCGCGCAGGGCGCCAATAGCCTGCAATACCAGTTGTTTCAACTCTTGTTTCACGGGATGCGCGACGCGGCGATGGAACCGGTAATCCTATCAGAAGGGGCTCGGAAGACGCCCTCCGCCCACCGTTACAGGCTGTGGATAACTCTGTGGGCAAGAAAAGCCTCCAGCGGGCCGAGTCATGGATATCGCGCGCTGACATCGTCGCGTAACGAGTAATGAGCCGATAGATCAACAAGTTATGAGAGCGACTTGCGCGTCAGCAGGAACTGTGACGCCCAAGTTCAAAAATTCCCCGATGTGCATAAGTCGCCGTTCCACCACGGCGCAGGGCCGGTCACAGGCATTGCGGCGGCGCGTCATTCCGCTGTCATGGCTCGTTGTCATGATTCTCCACGTGCCCGGTGTCTCCCCGGCCAACGGCACGGCGGGTTGCCTTGCCCCCTCCCTCGAAAGGTGACCCATGACGGCGCGAGCGGCACTCGCGCCGTCTTTCTTTTCAGGCCTCGCGGATCAGCCCGCGCTCGGCCAGGGACACAGGCTGGCCCTGCCCGATGATCAGGTGATCGAGCACGCGGATGTCCATCAGGGCCAGGGCGTCGATGAGGGTCCGGGTGATGTCCACGTCCGCCGCGCTGGGTTCGGCCACCCCCGAGGGATGGTTGTGGGCGAGGATCACGGCGCTCGCATGGTGGCGCAGGCAGGCCCGGACCACCTCGCGCGGGTAGACGCTGGCGCCGTCGATGGTGCCCCGGAACAGCTCCTCGTAAGCCAGCACGCGGTGGCGGGTGTCGAGGAAGAGGCAGGCGAACACCTCGTGACGCAGGTGGACCATGCGGGCACGAAGGTACTGGGCGCTGTCGCGGGGGTTTTCGATGCGCGGCAGGTCGACCAGGCCCTCGCCCAGTGCGCGGCGGGCCAGCTCCAGCGTGACGATCAGACGGGCGCGCTTTACCGGCCCGAAGCCGCTCACGGGCGGCAGCTCCGCGGCCTCCGACAGCAGGCGGCCGAGACCGCCCGCGCGGGAAAGGAGCGCGCGGCCGGTGGCGACGGCATCCCTGCCGGCGCTTCCGCTACCCAGCAACACGGCAAGCAGTTCGGCGTCGGACAGCGCGGCAGCCCCGTGCGTGTACAGACGCTCGCGCGGTCGCTCGTGGGCGGCCCAGTCGCGAATGGGTTGTGAACGGTACGCCGAAGGCGCGAGGGGCGCATCGCGAACGGCGGACGGATCGTCGGACCCGGATGTCATGTTGCCTGCCTCGTGTCGATGCCGCGCGTGACTCGCGGCGCAGGCTTCAAGTTAGGGTTGTCACGGGGGCGTGGCGATAGAACGATTCTGAAAATGCGCGCGGAAATGCAGAGGCGTCCAGGCCGGAATCCGTTAAGCTAGCGGTCCTTTCGAAGAGCGCCGTTCCGCCATGAGTCTTCGCCAGCGTCGCATCCTCATTGGCGTTACCGGAGGTATCGCCGCTTACAAGGTCTGCGAACTCGTGCGCCGCCTGCGCGACCTCGAGGCCGAGGTGCGTGTGGTCATGACCGAAGGGGCCACCCACTTCGTCACGCCCACGACCTTCCAGGCCCTGTCCGGCCAGCCGGTCCGCGTGAGCCTGTGGGACGAGCAGGGCGAGGCGGCCATGGGCCACATCGAACTGGCCCGTTGGGCCGAGCGCGTGCTCATCGCGCCGGCCAGCGCCGACACCATCGCGCGACTGGCCCACGGCTTTGCCGACGACCTCCTGTCGACGGTGGTGCTCGCCACGGCCGCGCCCGTCTATGTCGCGCCGGCGATGAACCAGCAGATGTGGGCAAGCCTCGCCGTGCAGGCGAACGTCGGCACGCTGCGGGTGCGCGGCATGGGCGTGCTCGGCCCCGCCGACGGCGACCAGGCCTGCGGCGACATCGGTTCGGGACGGATGCTGGAACCGCACGAACTGCGCGACATCCTGGTTGCCTCGTTCGGCGACCAGCCCCTGCGTGGCCGCCGCGTGGTGGTGAGCGCCGGTCCCACTTACGAAGACATCGACCCCGTGCGCTTTATCGGCAACCGCAGTTCCGGGCGCATGGGCTTCGCCGTGGCCGCCGCGGCGCGCGACGCCGGGGCGGAGGTGACGCTGGTCGCCGGTCCTGTCCTGCTGCCCACGCCGCCCGGCGTGCACCGCGTGGATGTGCGCAGCGCGCGGCAGATGCACGAGGCCGTGCTGCGCGCGGTACGCGACGCCGATATCTACATCGGCGCGGCGGCCGTCGGCGATTACCGTCCGGCC
Coding sequences:
- the radC gene encoding RadC family protein encodes the protein MTSGSDDPSAVRDAPLAPSAYRSQPIRDWAAHERPRERLYTHGAAALSDAELLAVLLGSGSAGRDAVATGRALLSRAGGLGRLLSEAAELPPVSGFGPVKRARLIVTLELARRALGEGLVDLPRIENPRDSAQYLRARMVHLRHEVFACLFLDTRHRVLAYEELFRGTIDGASVYPREVVRACLRHHASAVILAHNHPSGVAEPSAADVDITRTLIDALALMDIRVLDHLIIGQGQPVSLAERGLIREA
- the coaBC gene encoding bifunctional phosphopantothenoylcysteine decarboxylase/phosphopantothenate--cysteine ligase CoaBC, with translation MSLRQRRILIGVTGGIAAYKVCELVRRLRDLEAEVRVVMTEGATHFVTPTTFQALSGQPVRVSLWDEQGEAAMGHIELARWAERVLIAPASADTIARLAHGFADDLLSTVVLATAAPVYVAPAMNQQMWASLAVQANVGTLRVRGMGVLGPADGDQACGDIGSGRMLEPHELRDILVASFGDQPLRGRRVVVSAGPTYEDIDPVRFIGNRSSGRMGFAVAAAARDAGAEVTLVAGPVLLPTPPGVHRVDVRSARQMHEAVLRAVRDADIYIGAAAVGDYRPAEVSEHKLKKSGGAPLHLELTENPDIIASLAAGADRPYLVGFAAETRDLASYAGEKLRRKGIDMIAANEVGSGKGFEVADNALHLYWPGGDETLPEMPKTELARRLVARLAERFLSGTGTAS